Proteins encoded together in one Dermacentor variabilis isolate Ectoservices chromosome 2, ASM5094787v1, whole genome shotgun sequence window:
- the LOC142572204 gene encoding putative serine carboxypeptidase CPVL translates to MKPALLILCVLTAGAQAWFGTSMRRLYNGPDSLRRAPSQLGDVGDPLFLTPLIEAGQLEKARNLSRVGSLGVVPDFPGYSGFLTVNKQYGSNLFFWFFPAKENPEKAPVVLWLQGGPGGSSLFGLFVEHGPYRVAKGGVPELRDTTWAQRYSMLYIDNPVGAGFSFTQDDNGYARNEVDVGRDLHEALQQFFTLFDEYAANDFYATGESYAGKYVPAIAHAIDTAVAPRVKINLRGIAIGDGMVDPETMFDYADFLYQIGLVDRRQSDYIRTETARAVAYIKRGRYLDAFLIFDELINGDTVSKPPYFKNVTGLNFYYNFLLSKEPESFGWYHAFVDSPVVRKAIHVGNLTFNNGDATERHLQEDIMQSVKPWLASLMDKPQYKVLIYNGQLDIIIAYPLTDNFVCSIQWSGKEAFDKAERKIWKRPDGNGVAGYVRKVGNFTQVLVRDAGHILPFDQPEVALDLITRFIDGKPFDA, encoded by the exons GCCAGACAGCCTCCGCAGAGCACCGTCGCAGCTGGGCGACGTGGGCGACCCGCTCTTCCTGACGCCGCTGATCGAGGCTGGCCAGTTGGAAAAAGCGCGCAACCTCAGCCGCGTCGGCTCGCTCGGGGTCGTGCCGGACTTTCCAGGATATTCGGGGTTCCTCACAGTCAACAAGCAGTACGGAAGCAACCTCTTCTTTTGGTTCTTCCCGGCCAAG GAGAATCCGGAGAAGGCGCCCGTGGTTTTGTGGCTGCAGGGAGGCCCGGGAGGCTCCTCGCTGTTCGGGCTGTTCGTGGAGCATGGACCGTACAGGGTGGCCAAAGGCGGTGTGCCCGAACTTCGCGACACCACGTGGGCGCAGCGTTACTCGATGCTCTACATCGACAACCCGGTCGGCGCCGGCTTCAGCTTCACCCAGGACGACAACGGCTACGCTCGCAACGAGGTCGACGTCGGCCGTGACCTGCACGAGGCCCTGCAGCAGTTCTTCACGCTCTTCGATGAGTACGCGGCCAACGACTTCTATGCAACGGGAGAGTCGTACGCCG GAAAGTACGTGCCGGCCATCGCGCACGCCATCGACACAGCCGTTGCACCCAGGGTCAAGATCAACTTGCGCGGCATCGCCATCGGGGACGGAATGGTCGACCCGGAGACCATGTTCGACTACGCCGACTTCTTGTACCAAATTGGCCTAGTAGACAGGCGGCAATCCGACTACATTCGCACGGAGACTGCCCGGGCCGTCGCTTACATCAAACGAGGGCGGTACCTGGATGCGTTCCTAATCTTTGATGAACTCATAAACGGTGACACCGTCTCTAAACCGCCGTACTTTAAGAATGTCACCGGCCTCAACTTCTACTACAACTTCCTCCTTTCAAAAGAGCCGGAAAGCTTCGGCTGGTACCACGCTTTTGTCGACTCGCCCGTTGTCCGCAAAGCCATTCACGTGGGTAACCTGACTTTCAACAACGGTGACGCCACTGAGAGGCACCTTCAGGAGGACATCATGCAGTCCGTCAAGCCGTGGCTCGCATCCCTCATGGACAAGCCGCAGTACAAGGTGCTCATATACAACGGTCAACTGGACATTATCATCGCGTACCCACTGACGGACAACTTCGTGTGCAGCATCCAATGGTCGGGCAAGGAAGCTTTCGACAAGGCGGAGCGTAAGATTTGGAAGAGACCGGACGGAAACGGTGTCGCTGGATACGTCCGGAAAGTGGGAAATTTCACGCAGGTCCTTGTTAGGGACGCCGGTCACATCCTGCCCTTCGACCAGCCCGAGGTTGCGCTCGACCTTATCACGCGATTCATCGATGGGAAGCCCTTCGATGCGTGA